The window agcagttttctttattgattaaccaatgaaacaacagattgacaaatgactgTCCCACATCAAatgtcttctgtttctgctgtGTATTTACATGTTTGGTGCTGctatctttctctggtatctggcatgaTGTGACTGAATGTGGGGAGATTCCCACTTcctagtgtgtttatctcatggaaacattCTATTCTAGTGGGAATTTTTACCTGTAGATTGTCATGAAGATGATTTCTCCCTAAGCTCTACTGTCTAATTGATAATCATATTGTTATCTTATatagagttttgatgaataaaataaatacaaggatatgTGCATGGGACTATGAGTTTCACCTAAGGAGCTGTACCAATTGTAGCTCAAGTTAATGTTTCAGGAAAacaattactggatgaaggttatgctttcatccagtaactgatggaagcggatgcagagatccacagccatgCACCAGGCTGAACCCAGGGAGTGCAGTtgaaaaaggggaagaaagattatatgagcaagggagaatcaagatcatgatgggaaaacccaaagaaacagctggcctgagctcatgggagctcaagGACTCTGACAGCTAGAGAGGctgcatgggatcaaactaggccTTCGCATGGGGGTGACAATTGTGTGACTTGATCTATTTGTGagacccctggcagtgggaccaggacttatcacTGCTGCGTGGTCAAGTATTGAGGAGGCCATTCCCTATGGCgggatgccttgctcaaccttCACGCAGAGGGGAggagcttgatcctgcctcaacttgatttCCCAGGCCTTGCTGACTCCCCACAGGTGGCCTTACACACTCTAGAAGAGTGGATGGGGTAGGAGGAAGGTGGGatgagtagaaggggagggagagggagctgtggttggtatataaagtaaataaaaattttttaagaaaagaaaaacaattgagttCCAGGAGCCAGAATGACTCAAATTCCTTTAATCTTAATGCTGAAAGATGCAAGCACAGGTTTCAGTGTGTATcattagctgaaacaaagctCTAAAATTACTTCAAGTTAGATCAGATTTTTGatcataactttaaaataaaaaaaaaaacagaaaacaacctaAAGTTCATGAGGACACATAGGTGACTTATAGATTCATTACATTAGGGTTAAAAATATAAAGCAGCCCAATTGTTACTAGCTCATATAAATGCCTTTGGGGGTTCAAAGGTGATTAGGAATTTCTTGTACCCATTCCTTCCCTCAGTCTCCTGATATATGACTATTGAATGGGTAAGTACCCTAAAGACTAAAAGTACAGCTGActatttttcatgtttaaaagtttaggtttgtgattgcCTTTAGATTCCTTATAAAATTGTGTATCAAGATAAATAGTAAAGTAATTGAATTTTTCTTTGTAACCCCATTAGGTAGCTTGCCAACAAAACACATGGCTAGAAAAAAACACTTTCTGCTTGCTcaagttttgttaatttgtaaCAAGTTACTTAGAAGTAAATGTACATGGGTTATTGGTATGGCTTTGTTTTTAACAATGGAAGGGATATAAAAACCATGCTTATCTTAtattcattataatcattcacttgtAAAATAGACTATAACCATATTGTAATTTCTATATTTCATGAAAGATCTTGCTGGGATATATAAGCTATAGAAAAAAGTATATAATAGGAAaagaatagagaataaagaataaagaatcagttttctcatctataaacaAGGCTCTTATTTAGAATGCTCTCCCTCATAAATTCATtggaaattaaaagtaaaaaccaaATGGTTTAAGTGACCAACTCCTTAGATATAAATTACCTCAATTTTTCTGCAAGAGTATATGAACAGTCTGATTTCTGTCTTTGACCAGGAAATTAATCCACAAAGTAAGACAATAGTACCAATTACTTAGGTTGTTATGAGAAAGAGGTGAATCCATATATGCAACTAAAACTTAGCCTGACACATACAAGGTACAAATTATTGTTTGCTacttaaataaaacaaaggcaaagaTCTTGACATCTTCCAGAAGTTCTATAGTAGCAATGATAATTCCTACCATTTTACTCACTTCAAGTGAACACACAAATGATATATGACTTTATAAAAGACTTAGTGTGaaaaaataaggatttaataTGTAGCAATCAGTTAAATGTCATGTGATGAATACTAACTGGGACATGGCTAAAGGAAATCATCACATATCTCCTGAGTTGAAAGGTCTATGAATATACTTTGACAGTTGCCTTCCTCAGAGCATCCTTTACATCTCTGTTCCTCAGACTGTAGATGAGGGGGTTAAGCATGGGGATCACCACTGTGTAGAATACAGACAGCACCTTGTTCTGTTCAGTAGAGTAGTTGGACTTGGGCATCACATAAATGAAGGTAAGGGTCCCATAGTAGAGAGTGACTGCTGTGAGGTGGGAGGTGCAGGTGGAGAAGGCCTTTTGGCGGCCCTCAGTGGAGCGCATCTTCAGGATGGTGATGAGGATGTAGGTGTAGGAGATGGCTATGACAAACACTGTCACCACAATGATGGAGCCAGAAGAGATAGAAGGTATAATTtcaataacagagacatctgaacAGGACAGTTTCAACAGAGGGGAGAAGTCACAGAAAAAGTGATCTATCTGATTTGGTCCACAGAAGGTCAGACTTAACAAACAACCAGTAAATGTCCAACCATTCATGCAGCCACCAACATAAGAAACTCCCAACAGTAGAAAACAGACCCTGGGGGACATGAGCATGGAGTAGAGCAGGGGTGAGCAGATGGCTacatagcgatcataggccatgGCAGCCAATAGGAAGCACTCAGCTGACCCAAGAGTCACTATGACACAGAGCTGGGCTTCACAGGCAGCCAGAGGTAGGACCAGTCCATGCCCAAGGAGTTCCATAAGCATTATAATGGAGACTGAGGTTGAATAGACAATGTCTACAAAAGCCAGATGACTGAGGAACaggtacatgggtgtgtgcagcTGGGAAGAAATTCTTATCAACGTGATGATGCTGATATTTCCTACTAACGTAACGATATATACTCCTAGAAATATCACAAAAAAGACTATACACAGTGTTGGATCTTCTGTTAGTCCCAAAATGATTAGCTCTGTCACAATGGTGTAGTTTCCAGTCTCCTCCTTTTGTGTGAATTGTCCCTGTTgagggaaatgaaaataatttgtttttataatgttatGATTTTTCACATTGCTGGAAATTTTTACTTTCCTTACACTTAAAACTGATTTCTAAGGCTAGTTCAAATTATCTTTCTTTGTGTTATAGATGTCTCCTCTCCCAATGAGGATACTTAGCTTTTATTGATGACCCTTTGGTCTGTCATTCTCGAAGAACATAGTCTCAATAAGGGTTTTGTCCTTCTCTACAAATAACCAGTGCTTgaacataaaattgaatttgaaaatggtgaatgcaagcatgaacagtgAACTGAATAGGCTCTGGGGATTAAGAATATGTTTCATGTCCTCTGTTGCCCTCCAAAAAAAACAGGCTTCAAAGAAAAGATAAGCCAATAAACTTTTAATTCACGATAGctctttagttttgatttttaaaaattgatgtaaCAACACTGGGGGAAaacttgaaaattcaaaataaacatcATGCCCAATAACAATAAGAAATTTGTTACATTTACAAGTATTACCTTTCCATTTATAGATATATAAgtctagatatatatatatagagagagatatcaatttgtatatatatatctaaatataatacaCATACCTTTACACAGAAATACCCATAAGCATAGTTTCTTGCTATTTCTCTTAAGCTAACCTCAAATCTCAGTCTTCCTACTTCATCTTTGTAAAAACTATGTATACAAtaacaggtatgtgccactatgtaAAACTTAGACATATTTTAATAGTGCTGTACTTAGTTAAAGTTGCAATATACTAATTTTGTTTATACTGTCAATACTTAGACATAATTTTTGACTTATGCATAAGCTCTGAGTGAGTAGAACATAACTTAATTGATTGCCATTATTCAGATATTAATCCTTTACAACTGTTACACCTAGGAATCCCAGAACTATATCAACCACCATGatacaaacatgaaaaatataacAATAGTCTAAATAAACAGTTATCTTTTAGGATCCAAGATAGGTTTGTCTGCCTAATTTTCAATAATGAAAAACACTAAGCCAAGTCATTCCCTACAGCTCGATTTGTGGCTTTCTTTGTTGATTGAAGAGTTTGGAATACTGCATATCCCTGGATGATGTTCAAGAATATGAAATACTTCATAAGAACCTATGTCATCCTCTTTGGCTTAGTACTAAGAACATTGAAGTCTACATTCAAACAGTTCTCTAAATTTATTTCCCTGTAACATATGCTCCATTCCAATTATATACTTTTCAAGAATCATGTTAGAATATGCTGCTTCTGTTAATAACGTTTATGCTCATTTTAGTTataaatataagaatataaaaaatataagcaatataaaaaattaaatatcaattCCTTAaacctttccatttttattttaattccaaTAAGCATTTAGCTTCTCTGTGGTCAGCCTGAGTTCTTTCAATAAGCTAACTATGAAGAGCAATGAATCAATAGTTAGACATGCATAGCCCATTCAAGAAtatcttctgtctcctctcttatGGATCTTGATTGTGCTCAAATGACACTAGTAACAGTTAGCTGACTGCCTCAATATCAGCTCTACTATTAAAAATCTCTTACTTTGTATTAATTGTCAGTATTGCAATGGTATAAACCATTATACCTAAAATGTTTGAAATACTTGAATAAAACTATCATGCCTCTACTGCTTTCTCTGTTCTAAAATTACTATTCATAATTTCTTAGGAATCTCATTCTAACTCTATCAAGCTTGCTTGGTACTTTGAAATCTTTCTGTTCAGACTCTGATCT of the Chionomys nivalis chromosome 8, mChiNiv1.1, whole genome shotgun sequence genome contains:
- the LOC130879929 gene encoding olfactory receptor 473-like, which produces MGFIEMDHDWFKKGQFTQKEETGNYTIVTELIILGLTEDPTLCIVFFVIFLGVYIVTLVGNISIITLIRISSQLHTPMYLFLSHLAFVDIVYSTSVSIIMLMELLGHGLVLPLAACEAQLCVIVTLGSAECFLLAAMAYDRYVAICSPLLYSMLMSPRVCFLLLGVSYVGGCMNGWTFTGCLLSLTFCGPNQIDHFFCDFSPLLKLSCSDVSVIEIIPSISSGSIIVVTVFVIAISYTYILITILKMRSTEGRQKAFSTCTSHLTAVTLYYGTLTFIYVMPKSNYSTEQNKVLSVFYTVVIPMLNPLIYSLRNRDVKDALRKATVKVYS